The proteins below are encoded in one region of Shewanella algae:
- a CDS encoding CBS domain-containing protein → MDSIKIRDHMDRQPVLLKADMSIATAVEKLLEANKGGAPVVDASGSLVGFLSQQDCMAAMLKSSYHCDLTAVVRDCMRADVLWVRPDDSILQLAEQMLGQKPKIYPVVEDGRVVGTINRTNVLKAMNIYMQQCYLTPA, encoded by the coding sequence ATGGATTCGATAAAAATACGTGATCATATGGACCGTCAGCCTGTGTTGCTGAAGGCGGATATGTCGATAGCCACTGCGGTGGAAAAACTGCTTGAGGCCAATAAGGGCGGGGCCCCCGTGGTGGATGCCAGCGGCAGTCTGGTGGGCTTTTTGTCACAGCAAGACTGCATGGCCGCCATGCTCAAGAGCAGTTATCACTGCGATCTGACCGCCGTGGTGCGCGACTGCATGCGCGCCGATGTCCTTTGGGTCAGGCCGGATGACAGCATATTGCAGCTGGCCGAGCAGATGCTGGGGCAGAAGCCGAAAATATACCCTGTGGTGGAAGATGGCCGGGTGGTGGGCACCATCAACCGTACCAATGTGCTCAAGGCCATGAATATCTATATGCAGCAGTGTTATTTGACTCCGGCCTGA
- a CDS encoding isoaspartyl peptidase/L-asparaginase family protein has protein sequence MKTKIKTLALSLGLLLPGLLPAWAAEVPFAIAIHGGAGTISKAALTEEQQKAYRDKLTEAVNAGYKVLDKGGASMEAVQAAIRVLEDSPLFNAGVGAVYTFDGAHELDASIMDGKSMNAGAVAGVKHIRHPIDLARAVMDKSEHVMLSGAGAEEFALTLGMELVPGNRFDSEARYQQLLDAKAKINAAEANKDFQARLSPLDLDYKFGTVGAVALDKQGNLAAGTSTGGMTAKRYGRIGDSPVIGAGTYAENGVCAVSATGHGEYFIRFHVAGDICARAKYQQKSILQAADEVINQRLISAGGSGGVIAIDQRGNVATPFNTEGMYRAWRKSNQAAEVMIWRDN, from the coding sequence ATGAAAACAAAAATAAAAACTCTTGCCCTGAGCCTGGGACTCCTGTTACCTGGGTTGCTGCCGGCCTGGGCGGCCGAGGTTCCTTTTGCGATTGCCATTCATGGTGGCGCCGGCACTATTTCCAAGGCGGCCTTGACTGAAGAGCAGCAAAAAGCCTACCGCGACAAGCTGACGGAAGCCGTCAATGCCGGTTATAAGGTGCTGGATAAGGGCGGCGCCAGTATGGAGGCGGTGCAGGCTGCCATCAGGGTGCTGGAAGACAGTCCCTTGTTTAATGCCGGAGTCGGTGCCGTGTATACCTTTGATGGTGCTCATGAACTGGATGCCTCCATTATGGACGGCAAGAGCATGAATGCCGGTGCAGTGGCCGGGGTTAAACATATACGTCATCCAATCGATCTCGCCAGAGCCGTGATGGACAAGTCAGAGCACGTGATGCTCTCGGGGGCGGGCGCCGAAGAGTTCGCCCTGACGTTGGGAATGGAGCTGGTGCCCGGCAATCGCTTTGACAGCGAAGCGCGCTATCAGCAGCTTCTTGATGCCAAGGCCAAAATCAACGCCGCCGAAGCCAATAAAGACTTTCAGGCGCGTCTTAGCCCTCTGGATCTCGATTACAAGTTCGGTACCGTTGGCGCAGTGGCATTGGATAAGCAGGGCAACCTGGCAGCCGGGACCTCGACCGGCGGCATGACAGCCAAACGTTATGGCCGCATCGGTGATTCACCTGTGATAGGTGCCGGCACTTATGCCGAGAACGGTGTCTGCGCCGTTTCGGCGACCGGCCACGGTGAGTACTTCATCCGTTTCCATGTGGCCGGCGATATCTGCGCCAGGGCCAAATATCAGCAAAAATCGATTTTGCAGGCTGCCGATGAAGTGATCAACCAGCGGCTGATCTCTGCCGGCGGCAGTGGCGGGGTGATCGCCATTGACCAAAGGGGCAATGTGGCAACGCCGTTCAATACCGAAGGTATGTACCGTGCCTGGCGCAAGAGCAATCAAGCGGCGGAAGTGATGATCTGGCGGGATAACTAA